The Macadamia integrifolia cultivar HAES 741 chromosome 3, SCU_Mint_v3, whole genome shotgun sequence genome segment TTTACAATTTTCAATGGAAGAATCTTCTTTTCCTCcgttttcatctttcttttacAGTTAGTTCCCTTTGTTTCTCCATATCCTTTacattcctctttcttctctaagTGAATAGTGTAGCCTTTGCTTTATGCTAAGTATGCAAAGCATTGCAAATAGCCTAAGTGAAGTACCTAGGCTGCATGCTGCATTGTTAGCTAATTTCACATTCATGTTCTTTTTGGGTGACAATGAATAAGGCTATACTAGTCTGCCATTAGCAAATTTATATTTGGTAAAATTATTAGGTATATACATATGCAGATAGTAACTGAATTTGAATAGAATGATTATAAAattggtgggaaagaaaaagaaaggatgcCATAAAATTTCAGATTCTGTAACATTCATGTTCAAAACACTTCTAAGAATTTCGGGATAAAACTTTTGGGATATGAAAGTCGACATACAAAAATTACATAATTCATTCAACAACTAATAAAGATAGAAAGTAGTactcattcaaaagagaacagaAGTAAATAAAATTAAGTTAGTTAAATATAGTTTCTTCCACGATGATGATGTCACTATCACGCATCTAAATGCAAGCAGCTCAAGCTAAGAAATCATTTACAAGAAAACCTAATATCATTTTCTCTACCTTAAATCATTTTCTCACTTACTATGCATTCATTACACAATATATTTTAATATTGttcctaattttctttttttattaaccTTGTCTTATAGAAATACTACATACCTACAGCACGAGAACTATCGCGGTTAGGAGGAGTATGTCAGGCTCCAATTGTACAACATTTTTCTGAATCCATGTTAGGTTCAACCACAATCAGATGTTTTGATCAAGAAGAAAGGTTTATGAATACAAACCTTCAGCTAGTGGATGTGTATTCCAGGCCTAAATTTCATTTCTCGGGTGCAATGGAGTGGTTATGCTTCCGCATGGATATGTTGGCATCCATCACATATGTCatctttttggttttcttgattTCAGTGCCTAAGGAAATACTTAGTCCTGGTAAAAAGTTGAACTTGAGATCTCATAAAATCATCTTCTAAGGAAATCATATCTTATTGCTCATGTGAAAgcatgattttgaatttttttttttttttcttttctctatgaAGGTATTGCGGGTTTTGCAGTCACTTATGGTATTGGTTTCAGTATGCATGTGGTCATATGGGCTCTTTCTAACCTcgaaaataaaatcatatccGTTGAGAGGATACTACAGTACGCCTGCATCACTAGTGAACCCCCTCTGTTGGTAAAAGAAAATAGGCTAAGTCATGATTGGCCATTACAAGGGAATGTTGAAATTGTTGATCTTCAGGTAATTCCCAATATAGATTCCCAAGTTTTAATCTCATTACTGCCTCATTTTATATAACAAAACCTTTGAAGCTTAATGTTGTTGGACAATTCTTTTTGCTCTTATGTAATTTGTTAAGTGTCATAATTTGATTATTTTTAATATGTATGTAGGTCCAGTATGCCCCCCATCTTCCTCTTGTTTTGAGAGGTGTCACTTGCACTTTGCTTGGAGGGACGAAAATTGGTATCGTTGGGCGAACAGGAAGTGGTAAATCAACTCTCGTACAAGCTCTCTTCCATATGATTGAACCAACAGCTGGTTACATTTTCATAGATGGTATCGACATCTCTAAGATCGGCCTTCATGATTTGCGGTCAAGATTGAGCATCATCCCACAGGACCCCACAATGTTTGAGGGGACTTTAAGACACAATCTTGACCCACTTGAAGAGTACACTGATGAACAAATTTGGGAGGTgagaatttttttcctaatgaaCAATCTCTAACCAGTGACAAATATAGGATGGACATATCTTTTGCTTACTGATTATTCACATACAAAGTAGACCCACTAAAGTGATCGATTGGGAAATATATCTCAACAAACTCCTTTGTCATGatattctttctattttttttgctCAATTTTATACATCTTTTACGTTGAAATATTGAAATGATTTCATTGGATTTAACGGATAATCTttgggaaaagtttcccctAAGAAATTCTCTTATTTACGACTTGGGAAGTGCAGTATTTTTACTGCCTTCTTGTTCATTTCCAATTAACACACCTTGCTTGCTGATTTCCTCTTTTGCTTGGCTCATCTTTTAACGCTAAATTTTATGTCAGCTTAAACAATCAAGCAAGAAGGTAAGTTGACAtagattttttgttcttttaggCTTTAGAGACATGCCATCTCAGTGATAAAGttagaaaaaaggaaggaaagcttGATTCTCTAGGTTcgtttttctcccttttcactCTATATAAAATTTCAACATTAATTTATCCAGCACTGAAGTCTGATGCAATGTATAATTGCATTAAAGTATGATATATCAAACTTCCAGTGCACAACCCAACCTCCCTTTCCTCCAACAGTTTTTTGCCAAGAAGTAAAGGAAGAAAAGTTAATGAAAATGTGATCCTAAATAACTAACTTATTTTCATATCATGGTTGTTATAGTAACtgagaatggagagaattggaGTGTGGGTCAAAGGCAGCTAGTTTGTTTAGCGCGGATATTACTCAAGAGGAGCAAAGTGTTAGTACTCGATGAAGCTACTGCATCAGTGGATACTATGACTGACAATCTAATTCAGCAGACACTTGGTCAACAATTCTCAGGGTCTACTGTCATCACAATCGCACATAGGATAACATCAATTCTTAATGCAGATAAGGTCCTCCTTCTCGATAATGGTTAGTTGCTAGTAATTAGTACATCGCAATCAAATAGGTTCATTTGAATTTGGTAATATGAATTCTCATAATTTTTTGCGCGTGCCTAATCAGATTGACATGTTTCTTATCTTAAGCAGGTCGTGTATCGGAATACGATTCCCCAGCCAAATTGTTAGAGATGAAGTCCTCGTCATTTGCAAAGCTTGTTAAGGAGTATACTCGAAGATTTAGTTCATAGATTTTGAAAGGCTAAATAAACAAGTTTTGAATATTCAAAGTAAGGAAGTTGCATTAGGGTGAACTACATTTCTACTGAATATGACAAAAATTTGTTGGGAGATCGAGGCTGCCTATAATTATTTGTATCGCATCGGCATTCAGTTAAAGTATGTGGTAGAAagaatatgaaatgaaaaaaaaaaaaaaaaaaaaattgttcatgCATGTATGTCTATGAACCTTGGTAGATGTTTTAGTAATACAGTGGCCTCATTAGACTGCCATAAATATCTTTCACTTGGTACATTAATAGAGCTGAAATATTGTCGACAAGTACAGCCCAACATCCTATGCTCACCTGTTTAGTTTTAGCCAAAATAAGTTGGTCAAGTGGAAAAATAAATCTTTAAAAATCCATTAATGAAATGGACAACTGAATACAAGTGAATCCTATACATGGGAGAGTATATGCGTGAATCAGAGTCTAAATGTTGACATGCAACCAACCCTAGACCCTTTTTAAAATATCAGTATAGTTGACACTGCCACATCATCCTTCAATTGGCTAAAATTTGGTCCCAATCTAGAAAATGCTAGTAGAGCCTACCTGTCAAAAATGTTTTGTAATAAAGCTTCTAGAACATAAAATTCGGCATGTTACTCCACATAGGCATATCTTAATTTTGTATTGCAAAAAAATTCTTGATTATTGTGTTATCTTTTCTATGCCCAATTATTCTTGTCAATTGTTGCTatacttaaaattttaaattccacttcctcaaaaaaatttccatccATGGTCATGAATTTTGAcctaaaagtctaaaatatgtTCATAAAGCTGAAATTGAATTGTTCCTAGAGCCAACTATTTGGGAGATTTTCTAACATAAAAAACATATGGCATAGATTCTGAGAAGAGGGAAACATATTTCAGTGAACCAATTTGACTTTACGTCTGGTAGATCCATGACATAAGCTATCTAATTTTTTAGGAGGCTAATAGAAAGATAGCAAAAGGGATCTTcgtatggtctttattgacctggaaaaagcctatgacagagtcCCTGGAGACTTAATCTGGCATGTTCTAATGAAGAGAGGGGTGTCGAGTAAGTATGTGGATGTAATCAAAGATATGCATGTCGGCGTGGTTACTAGTAGAGATTTGTTGGAGATCAGGATAAGGAATTCCCGATTACAATTGAGTTGCATCAGGAACCAGCCCTAATCCCATATCTTTTCATGTTGATCATAGATGAGCTAACCAAGAGCATTCAAGATGAGTCCCGTGGTGTATGTTCTTCGGTATTGATAtcattttagtggatgagacaaaGGCAGTGACTAATGATAAGttagagttatggagatcaaccttggaaataAGAGGCTCAAAGATTAGTAGGATGAAGAAAGAGTATATGATCTGTAATTTTGGTCATACCATGATAGATAATGATGTgatgaaaattgaggagagagagatgactattttaaatatttgagaTCGATTATAggtaaagaaggtgatataaaggatgatgtttcacaaacaATTAAattaggatggatgaagtggagaggtgcgatCGGAGTACTATGTGACCGTCGCATCCCATTAAAGCTTAGGAAAGTACAATAGGACTGTTGTACGGCTAGTTATGATATATGGGGTGAAATGTTGGAATGTTAAGAAGTGTTATATTGtgaagctatgtgtagcagagatgaggatgttaagatggataaAGCACTAAATGAaagtattagagctgatttgggaattGCACTGATCAATGATAAGAttcgagaaagttgtttgaggagTAATGATTTCGATTGAGGGAACTTATAGAGCTAGGGGTAggtctaaaatgaccataggagaagttgtgaggaatgacattcATAGTTTAGGTATTGTACAGGGTATGACTGCAGATAGACCCTATTGGAGACCAAGGATCCATgaagccgaccccatttagctgggaTTCTCCTATCCTTCTGGGCTGTCCTCTTacctcttactttcatctttcattttctttttatatttttcatttttttcttttaaccctCCTTTTCTGTTTAGACCCCAGTTGTTACCTACTTTGTTTAGTCTGGATCTATGCAGCtgaccctattaagttgggataagactgagtttgttgttgtcgtATAGGTTCTtcataataaataaatctatcTTAATTATATAATACATCAGCACATTATATTCATTAGcatgtttttgttttagaaaatttCTAACGtcaattttttggtaaaaaagaggaaataaagTTGTCCACAAGCTTTTAAGGAGGAAGGTTTGGTTCCCTTTCATTGAACATACTTTTCTTGTTCATTTATATTTAACTTTTTGAACAGGAAATACCTGTTGagtcttttcttgttttcatttgCAATTACCTTTTTGAACAGCAAATTCTTGGGGACAGTCTGGAGACTATATacataaatacatatatatacactaTTTTTAGAAGTCTACCATATTACACATTAAGTAAAGGTGAAATATTGTGGACAAATAGAGCCCAACGTTTCATGATCACATGTCAAGTCTTAGCCAAAATAGAGTTGgccaagtggaaaaaaaaatttcctaagCCATATTTCAGATTTGATGGCAAGGGATGACGCTTCTAGGCCTTATTACAGGTTTCATTAGAGGGCGGCTTGGGATCCTACTGATaacaatgccgaaggtgagaTCATGTGCTCGCTCTAGTAGTGGCGATTGTATTTTGTGTCTtgcagattttattttttctaacaaaaaaaaaaaggtgaaaaaataaaatttaaaaatcaaataaaaatgtaatttttttaagaaataaatgGACAGCTGAAGATATAAATTGAATTTTCCAACACATGAGATGGTATATGCTTAGTTCTGAGTATAAATGCTTACATTTGGCCACCCTAAATCATTTTTAAATATCAATACAGTTGAAACTACAACATCACTCTCTCATGTGCTAAAACTTCGTGACGATCAAGAATAGTCCTCTAGAGCTTGctattcgaaaaaaaaaaaaaatccataaaactTATAAAACACATAATTTGGCATGTTGTGCCATTAGGCATATTTTAATGCAGCAAGTTTTCATTATACAATGGTGAATCCATTCACCGCATGGCTTTCGGATGCACATGAAAGGGAATTGGGAGGGTATAAAGGAGAACATGCTAAAACTTTATAGGTGTTTGTGAACTCTAGGATGGTGGTTGATCCTTCACCATGCGGTGAAGGAAAAGTTTCTcctattttctgattttttattttcaaaagttcattGAATAACAAATTtgatatctttctttctttctttctttctttctttttttttttttttttttttttttttttttttttcttatagcaATTCTCGCTATGATTAAATTTCAGAATTTCCCCTCCTTTCAAAGTTTTCCATCAATGGCCATGCATTTTGACCTAAAAGTCTCAAAATTGGTTTCAAGAGTGGCAATTTAATTTATTCCTAGAACCAACCATATGGGAGGTTATTCaaacataagaagaaaaaaatgcatgGCTTAGGTATTCACTCACAAAATAATATCCTCTTAATTATATAAATCATCAGGGACATCAAGTTTTTCATTCTTGTGTTTTGTTTCATAAATTTTCTAGTATCCAATTTTTGGTAAGTTAGGATTGTCATAGGAATTAAATGATCTATAACATTGTAAAAGGGGAAGGTATGTGTCCTTTTCGTTTAACACTCTTTTCTTagtcttcttcctttattttcatTTGCAACTAACATTTTGAACTGAAAAAACTTCTTCAGTTCAAGACATTTTGGATTATATATGTCATACTCACTATTCTAATGGGTGTATTTGTAAAAGAGAATTTAATAATTTAGATATTATATGTATCTTTCGAAGCAACCTTTTTGGACAGATGGACCATTGGGGCACTGGTGGCTGGAGTAACATGTGAATTTGGTTATAGGTAGAGTTGGTATGTGAATCTTATCATAGGTAAAATTGGACGTAGAGTTGAGTTGAGAAGGATAAGGCGATTAGTAGACCTTGCCAATATGTATAGCGAGGCCtaccttacccaaaaaaaaaaaaaaaatagtaatgccTACCTATCACAAAAATTTAGACCTTACTTAATTGGTAggtcatataaaaaaaaaacaaaagttgcAAGGCCAATGAATTTATACCCAATTGCCATttatgaaaagaaattttttttggatcgCTTAGTCAAAGACACTAAATATCTACATCTTGGAGGGTCTCTCTATTGAAATTTGAAGACAGGTCCCATTTTGGATTCGACACATGTAAAAATAATTCAGCCATCACCTTTATTATATGGTCCAccatgatgtcttgtatttcgtcgcaGTTTAACTCAGGGAGTATTGATGCAAGTCCCCCGACAGAACAACGGTCCCACTTAAGGTTTTATACTTTCCGGTATTatggttttttgctatatatttgtagcatgTTTGCTTTCTCTGTAATCAattttgagaggtgtgaggacgagtattgtaaccatattctccatcaatagtgaagcagaatctcatctcaccaaggaCGTATGAAATCTTGCCCAACCTCATAAACCTGCATGCattgtttattcttgtttttccattaccttctacattgcttttagggttgcatttctacaagctggtatcagagcaaacatTCTTATTGGTTGCCCCAAATCCATCAAAGTTGAATTGTCAACCAATTTGTGACATATAAGAatatagatagagagagagagagagagagagagagaagcatgtTCTTATAACGTATTAAATTGGGTGGAGGTGTtcctccacccccccccacccttttttACTTCTACATGTGCAAACCAAATCAAGAGCATGAAGAGAAAATGTAACTattccaagggaaagaaaagacatatgggcactttttttttttttttttttttttttttgccatgtATCAGAAGAAAGACAATGAATTATTATAATGGGATGTACAGAATTAATGTCCAAGCATATTCAAACGAAAAAAACAGATGAAAAATAGAGTAAGCTTTGaatcccaccttcggcattgccatcagtaaaGTTCAAAAAACCATCAATCAGTGTATGCAATGATTTAATATCCTCAAGCATCACCTTCGAAACAATTAATGGATGATTTGCAGTAGGGTTGAATTATGAACAAAGGGAATCTGTTCTCAACACAACTGATATGCTGCAACTTGGAGTACTCAGGACCTAAACGAGTGGGTTTTCTCTCCATCTATATGAGTGAAAGGGCATTAGAATTCTTTGGCATTGGATTTAGTGGTAACTCTTATTGAATTTAGGGGGGACGTCGTCATGTACTTATGTATACATTTtcgacccaaaaaaaaagtacttaTGTATACCATTAATAATGACTAAGTTCTTGAAgctttatttcattaaaaaccGTTAATCTTTACACTAATTGAGGAGTATTTTAAATTTGGAAAATGACCTGTCTCGTAGCATAGAGTATACTATAGTGCTTCTTAtgtttatttctctcctcctcaATGAAATGATATATCTGCCCtctattgagagagagagggggttgaaaattttcttcGAGCCTTTTAACTGtattatcaaagagaagtttTTCACTTTTTCATATGCAAAATGAGATATTACAAAGTACTTTTAACCATTTAGGGTACTGATAAAAACTGCCCCTATTTCTAATTGTTGGTACTACAAAATTTTCCTCTATATAAATTCAAACTCTCCCTcctcatgcaaaaaaaaaaaatccaactcaTTCAAAGGCATAAACCCAACTCATTCTGTTATCGGTTTCTGATCAACCATGAAACACCCCATTCTGTTGCTTGGAGTTCTGATTGTAGCATACTTTTGtgtaagaaaaacaaaattcttTCATTATGTATTCATTTCAACATGGTTATtacttttttccattatttttttttatttattatttttttttccccatgaaTTACAGGGTTCTCAAGCTGAAACTGCCTTCTCACAGTACTGGGAAGAGCATATTGGTCTTCCACTACCTCCACATTGGTTAACTACAAAGGCTTCTCCATTAAGCCTCCATCAAGTGGCAATGTTTATGAAACTTATAGAGAAAAATGAATTATCTTTCCACCTGCATTCATTCTGTAAGCAGGCTAATGTTGCTTGTTCTACGAATACATCTGTGAATAAAACAACAGAAGAGACAACCCTGCCACAAATACCCCAGTGGAATATTGCCATAATAGTTTATGAACCCTCTCCAAAAGACACACCCCTATTGGTTTCCGGCGAAGAGGGATTGCCATTTTTCCGGGAGTCAATGGTGAAAGAGGGAAGTTTCATGTCTATCCCCGATCTAAGAGACCCAATGTCATATATTTCATTCTTACCCCGACCTCTGGcatcaaaaatcccattttcctttgcCCAAATTGAAGAATTAAAGAAGCTTTTTGATGTGGTAGATGAATCAAACATGGATGAGTATATTCAAGACACCCTAGAGACATGTGAAAAGGGCAGCAAGTACAGCATCTGTGTGACTTCTGCCGAGGATCTCATCGATTTTGTTGTCGAAAAATTAGGGCGTCATGTACATATATGGAGTACTGAAAGTGTTGAAGGATCTTgtgagaatgtcacaattggaGCTGTGAAACTTTTATATGGAAACCTCTCTGAACCACCAGCCTTATGTCATAGTCAGCCATTCCCATTTCAGGTCTATTATTGCCATGTTTTACAGAAAGTAAAAGTATATGCAGTTGATATACATGCTaggaagaaagtgaatcatGCAGTCATGGCATGCCACTATGACACATCAACTTGGAATCCAAATCATCAAGCTTTTAAGCTATTGGGTTTTGGCCCTGGACAAATTGAAGTCTGTCATTGGATAAACAAGAATGGAATGATCTGGACAAGAACACTAGGTTGAGCAGCATTTGAAAATAGGATTATCTTTCAGTTCTCTTATTTGTCCTATATGttaccccttcttcttcttcctccattttctttccttttaagtGTTATATGTTACTTCTTATGCTATTTAGAGAATAAATAATGGCCTGTTTTGGCTTTGCTTATTCTGTCAAAGTTACAATATAATTTCGTTCTCCAATTTTGCAGCATAATAGATGACAACTTGTAGAAGAAAAAAActcagcccaacccaactctaTTGCACCTTTACATGTACACCAGTCAACTCACTTGCATGAGCgggtttccaaaaaaaaaatggaagggttATGCTGCATCCTATCCATATGGTTGAAACTGATGCATTTTATCTGTGTTAAAACTTGGTGCCAGTCTAGAAATACCCTCTAGAGCCTATCAATCAAAAAACTCTTGCCATAAAGCTTCTAAAACAGAAATTTTGGCATGTTGCTTCATTAGGCATTTCTTAATTATCTACTGCCTTGTTTTCTTTGAATAATAATGGTGCTATCATcaatcccccacccccccccccaaaaaaaaatgtggtatCTTTTCTCCGGCTAAACTGTTCTTACCAATTCCTACTGTGACAAAATTTCTAAATTTTCCCTCCTCTCCAACTTTTCCTTCCATGGTCATGCAGACTTGAAAGTCTCAAAATTGGTTCTTAGAGCTGCAATTTGAAGGTTCCTAGGTCCAATCATATGGGAGGTTATTATGACTTAAAAAAGGTATGTGGAAGGTTATTCACACAGAAGTTAGATACGGTTGCTCGCTGGGAAATCAAGGCCTCTCAGGATCTAGTGGCATTTTTAGAGACAGCCGGGGTGGAAAGCTTGTATGTTTTGCAAATTATCAAAACTTTATAGCAGAATTTGCAGCTTTTTTCATTAGAATTCGGAAGGCAATGGCATTGAACATAAAAAACTCTGGGTTGAATGTGATTCTCATTTTGTGGTACTTTGCATTCGTAACCATAACATCCGTTGGCTACTACCACAGCAATGTGGTATTGTAAAGCCTTCTTGGATAGCTTGACATGGTCTGTGACACACTGTTTCCGCTAGGCTaattttgttgctgaaaagTTAGCAAAGCTTTCCGCTGCAACCATGTCCACTGCTACCTAGGACACTCCTCCATTTATTGTTCAAGATCCGATTTGGGATGCTCAACAGAGGCCTATATTCAGATTCTTATAatttttctatgttttctttttgCTTGATTTGTTCATTCTGCTGATGGCGATGCCAAAGGTGGAATAACAGCTCAATGAGGATGTAATCTCAAATTCTTTCATTCCTTTTAATAAATTTAGTTGCTGATTcttagtaaaaaaagaaaaaaaaaaaacatagaagtGAAGggcaattactatcactcccctttTTTGGCTAGAAATTCATaaactttattaaaaaagagTGAAAGATCCATCAATGTGATATtgctttgtatattcttttttctccttcttttaatacaatgaatttttagcgaaaaaagtGAAAGATCCATCAAGACAAAATCAAGGAGATGCGATATTTCCTCACGTTCGGCAGTGCCTTCAGCAAGGAACTCATACACTCTCAAAAAATGAATTAAACAGGATCAATGAActccacctacggcattgccatcagtagagaatAAAAATCCTCTTATCTGAATCAATATCTTGGTCTTGATGCCGCATCATGGCAATCTATTTTCTTATGTAAGCTGGTAGTGTTATGTTATATCCAGACAAACCAGATTTTGCAGGTTCCTTGGCAAGAAAGTCAGCTCTTTGAAACAATGGGAGATTTTTCCACATTTTTGAGCTCATCCTTTGATGCAAGGCACGCCAGTCTTGCATTGCATACCGTAGAATCATGTTGGCTTGAACCGAAATCGTAACTGCTATTAAGTCGGTTTCAATCCATAACGAATCccatcccttctgattttccatttttataccTTCCGTGAGCACACAAAATTCAGCATAGTAATTTGTTTGATTTCCCAGAAACAAGCTGTGGGTTGACGTTTCAATCCATTGCGAAAGTTGAATTCTTAACCAAGTAGGACTCAAATTTGATAGATGGATATGTCGAGATTTAGAAACCTAAATTGAGCCCTAATGGACCTCTTATGAATAGATTAGTTTACCATTTTCAATGGCTTTCAATCTACAATCACTTGTATCCCTCTTCTTTGGCCCTGATTGATAACAATTCCTCTCCCTGCTTTTGAATGAAAAAGCATCAGAATTCTTTGCCATGGATTTTGGGGTAGCTTTTATTGATTTTAAAGGGCTATCGTCATGGTAGTTGTCGACAATGGATTGGGAACTCACCCATAATTTCTGGTCTTGTATTCATGTATATCATTAATGAATTAGTTCTTGAAGCTTTTATCTGAATAAGACAGTTAAGCTTTACACCAATTGGTATTTGTGGTCATCCCCACTCCTATTTGTTGATACCATAAAAATTTCCCAGTCTAGATCCTCTTTCACATGGGGTGTCACCCCACGAGGGAGGGCCAATGAAATTGAATCTCCATCCATCTAACCCTGTGTCAGATGTAATGGAGATTCCACTTGATTGGTTCTTAAGAATCCGGACTCAAATATTCATCTATATGTATTCAAACTCTTCTCTCAATGCAACAAACCTAACCCATTCAAAGCCATAGACCCAACTCATTCTGTTCTCTGTTTTAGATCCACCGTGACAAATCCCATTCTGATGCTTGGATTTCTGATAGTATCATTCTTTTGTGcaagaaaaatgttttttttttttttttcaacatttttAGTGGTTGTTATTTTAtaatctttcttattttgttcatattttttCCCAATGAATTTTCAGGTTTCTCAGGTTTCTCAGGCTGAAAATGCCTTCTCACAGTACTGGGAAGAGCATATTGGTCTTCCACTCCCTCCACATTGGTTAGCTACAAAGGCTTCTCCATTAAGCCTACATCAAGTGGCAGTGTTTATGAAACTTATAG includes the following:
- the LOC122074814 gene encoding polygalacturonase-1 non-catalytic subunit beta-like, whose translation is MKHPILLLGVLIVAYFCGSQAETAFSQYWEEHIGLPLPPHWLTTKASPLSLHQVAMFMKLIEKNELSFHLHSFCKQANVACSTNTSVNKTTEETTLPQIPQWNIAIIVYEPSPKDTPLLVSGEEGLPFFRESMVKEGSFMSIPDLRDPMSYISFLPRPLASKIPFSFAQIEELKKLFDVVDESNMDEYIQDTLETCEKGSKYSICVTSAEDLIDFVVEKLGRHVHIWSTESVEGSCENVTIGAVKLLYGNLSEPPALCHSQPFPFQVYYCHVLQKVKVYAVDIHARKKVNHAVMACHYDTSTWNPNHQAFKLLGFGPGQIEVCHWINKNGMIWTRTLG